A single Fusobacterium hominis DNA region contains:
- a CDS encoding FAD-dependent oxidoreductase gives MKRYDAIIIGFGKGGKTLASDMASRGLKVAVVEKSEKMYGGTCINVGCIPTKYLILEAAKNKYKNYTSFVQYKDEYRRIIENKISLISTFRKKNFDNLDSKENIEIFTGEGSFVDAHTVEVKSKDRTFNIVGDKIFINTGAQTFYPPIKGLKESSYIYDSEGIMELKELPRSLVIIGGGYIGLEYAGMYKNFGSEVTVLEGSPVFMPREDKEIAEEVKKVMQNKGIDIRLGVKVTEIDGNTVIFEKDGKKDSLSADAILVAVGRKPNTEHLKLENAGVKVDERGAIVVDERLHTTQTNIWVLGDVHGGPQFTYTSLDDYRIVKSELFGKGEYTLKDRHVIPYTVFLEPQFSRVGLTEEEAIKNGYEIKTSKMTPASPRMKISDETEGLLKVVVDAKTDKILGASLFIAQSGEVINTIALAMRTNQNYQVLRDGIYTHPTVTEILNDLFGGLELL, from the coding sequence ATGAAAAGATACGATGCAATAATTATAGGTTTTGGAAAAGGTGGAAAGACTTTAGCTTCTGATATGGCATCTCGAGGATTAAAAGTTGCCGTAGTAGAAAAGTCAGAGAAAATGTATGGAGGAACTTGTATAAATGTTGGGTGTATTCCTACTAAATATTTAATTTTAGAAGCGGCTAAAAATAAATATAAAAATTATACATCATTTGTACAATATAAAGATGAGTACAGAAGGATAATAGAAAATAAAATATCTTTAATTTCTACCTTTAGAAAGAAAAATTTTGATAATTTAGATAGTAAAGAAAATATAGAAATATTTACAGGAGAAGGAAGCTTTGTAGATGCTCATACTGTAGAAGTTAAAAGCAAAGATAGAACGTTTAACATTGTAGGTGATAAGATTTTTATAAATACAGGAGCACAGACATTTTATCCACCTATTAAAGGTTTAAAAGAAAGTAGTTACATTTATGATAGTGAAGGTATAATGGAATTAAAAGAACTGCCTAGATCGTTAGTAATAATAGGTGGTGGATATATAGGACTTGAATATGCTGGTATGTATAAAAATTTTGGGTCTGAAGTTACGGTATTAGAAGGAAGTCCAGTTTTTATGCCTAGAGAGGATAAAGAAATAGCTGAAGAAGTAAAAAAAGTTATGCAAAACAAAGGAATTGATATTAGGTTAGGAGTAAAAGTAACTGAAATAGATGGAAATACAGTTATATTTGAAAAAGATGGTAAAAAAGATAGTTTAAGTGCAGATGCTATACTTGTTGCAGTAGGAAGAAAGCCTAATACAGAGCATTTGAAACTTGAAAATGCTGGTGTTAAGGTAGATGAAAGAGGTGCAATTGTAGTAGATGAAAGATTACATACAACTCAAACTAATATTTGGGTTTTAGGAGATGTTCATGGTGGTCCTCAATTTACATATACATCTTTAGATGATTATAGAATTGTAAAAAGTGAGTTATTTGGAAAAGGTGAATATACTTTAAAAGATAGACATGTAATTCCATATACAGTATTTTTAGAGCCACAATTTTCAAGAGTTGGATTAACAGAAGAAGAAGCTATTAAAAATGGATATGAAATAAAAACTTCTAAAATGACTCCAGCAAGTCCAAGAATGAAAATTTCAGATGAAACTGAAGGACTTTTAAAAGTTGTAGTTGATGCTAAAACAGATAAAATTTTAGGAGCATCATTATTTATTGCTCAATCAGGTGAAGTTATAAATACTATTGCATTAGCAATGAGAACAAATCAAA
- the proC gene encoding pyrroline-5-carboxylate reductase has protein sequence MKKIGFIGCGNMGEAFLKGIINSQMVETDHIYVYDKMKKDYIKELYNVNTLNDEVEVVKNCDIIFLAVKPNVYFDVIDSIKDAVNSTKIIVAMAPGISMESILDQIDNMNSKIVRTMPNLPLMVQEGCIAYAFNENVDKDEKLFFKELFEKIGVAVETKEELFDAVIGASGSSPAFVFMFIEALADAAVYEGLPRSDAYKLVGQTLVGCGKLFLESGKHPGELKDNVCSPGGTTIVGVKYLEENGFRGAVIKAATETIKKSKEMSKENN, from the coding sequence ATGAAAAAAATAGGATTTATCGGTTGCGGAAACATGGGAGAAGCTTTTTTAAAAGGAATAATTAATTCTCAGATGGTTGAAACAGATCATATTTATGTATATGACAAGATGAAAAAAGACTATATAAAAGAGCTTTATAATGTTAACACATTAAATGATGAAGTAGAGGTAGTAAAAAATTGTGACATTATATTTTTAGCTGTTAAGCCAAATGTATACTTTGATGTAATTGATTCTATTAAAGATGCAGTAAATAGTACTAAGATAATTGTTGCAATGGCTCCTGGAATATCAATGGAAAGTATTCTTGACCAGATAGATAATATGAATAGTAAAATAGTAAGAACAATGCCAAATCTTCCTCTAATGGTTCAAGAAGGATGTATTGCTTATGCTTTTAATGAAAATGTTGATAAGGATGAAAAATTATTCTTTAAAGAATTATTTGAAAAAATTGGTGTAGCTGTTGAAACAAAAGAAGAATTATTTGATGCTGTAATTGGAGCTTCAGGTTCTTCACCAGCCTTTGTATTTATGTTTATAGAAGCTTTAGCAGATGCAGCTGTATATGAAGGATTACCTAGATCAGATGCCTATAAATTAGTAGGACAAACTCTTGTTGGGTGTGGAAAATTATTCTTAGAAAGTGGAAAACATCCTGGAGAATTAAAAGATAATGTATGTTCACCTGGTGGAACAACTATAGTTGGAGTTAAATATCTAGAAGAAAATGGATTTAGAGGAGCTGTTATAAAGGCAGCAACTGAAACTATAAAAAAATCAAAAGAGATGAGTAAAGAAAATAATTAA
- a CDS encoding MurR/RpiR family transcriptional regulator, whose product MKKKILGYLDNNYNSFSKSFKKIADYIKYNQSIVSFISINELAKETKTSPATITRFSKNLGFKGYPDFQKIFQKEVEQQTSYMKDLKNSINETEKNSNVVQNMIETNIELLQEMDALEIEKSLDQAVEWIQSSRKLYILGARGSYALAYYLYFMLKEFREGVELMISGASDFTDKLLYTQSNDLLFTISFHPYTNFTYQVTEFFKDHGNKVITVTDKKDSTLGNISDLVLTTKNGEKAYTFVPGTIIVNALLVKLGLQDKENVNEKFDKLKEITDRFNIYLDK is encoded by the coding sequence ATGAAAAAAAAGATATTGGGATATTTGGATAATAATTATAATAGTTTTAGTAAGAGCTTTAAAAAAATAGCTGATTATATAAAATATAATCAGAGTATAGTATCTTTTATATCTATCAATGAATTAGCAAAGGAAACCAAGACAAGCCCAGCAACAATTACAAGATTTTCTAAAAACCTTGGATTTAAAGGATATCCTGATTTCCAAAAAATATTTCAAAAAGAAGTTGAACAACAAACTTCATATATGAAAGATCTAAAAAATAGCATTAATGAAACAGAAAAAAACAGTAATGTAGTTCAAAATATGATCGAAACAAATATCGAATTGCTTCAAGAGATGGACGCATTAGAGATTGAAAAAAGTTTGGATCAAGCAGTAGAATGGATTCAAAGCAGTAGAAAGCTTTATATATTAGGAGCAAGAGGATCTTATGCATTAGCTTATTATCTATACTTTATGTTAAAGGAATTTAGAGAAGGTGTAGAACTTATGATTTCAGGGGCTTCTGATTTTACTGACAAACTTTTATACACTCAATCAAATGATTTACTTTTTACAATTTCATTTCATCCTTACACTAATTTTACTTATCAAGTGACTGAATTTTTTAAAGATCATGGAAATAAAGTAATCACAGTTACAGATAAAAAGGATTCAACTTTAGGAAATATATCTGATTTGGTTTTAACAACTAAAAATGGAGAAAAAGCATATACTTTTGTTCCAGGGACTATTATTGTAAATGCACTTTTAGTAAAACTTGGATTACAAGATAAAGAAAATGTAAATGAGAAATTTGACAAGTTGAAAGAGATCACAGACAGATTTAATATATATTTAGATAAATAA
- a CDS encoding LexA family transcriptional regulator, whose amino-acid sequence MDFRSFLRSKREALGISQNKFAKLVGITQSYYNGVERGEIKNPPSEEIIEKFVTTLLLTPEEGDKLKYLAAIERTPSIILEELQKLNEERTQAHQKAVKEQSDKDALIPLFSRISAGVGAVTDEDPIDYISLPGIRNTESIFAINVKGDSMEPTIKDQSIILCRQNGDIRDGDVAAFLVNGESYVKRIKINKNFFALLSDNPNYQPIYVYPDDEFKVIGKVFKVINDIK is encoded by the coding sequence ATGGATTTCAGAAGTTTTTTAAGATCTAAAAGAGAAGCATTGGGAATAAGTCAAAATAAATTTGCCAAATTAGTTGGTATTACTCAATCTTATTACAACGGTGTAGAAAGAGGGGAAATTAAAAATCCTCCAAGTGAAGAAATTATTGAAAAATTTGTAACAACTCTTCTTCTGACTCCTGAAGAAGGGGATAAGCTTAAATACTTAGCTGCTATTGAAAGAACACCAAGTATAATACTTGAAGAACTACAAAAGCTCAACGAAGAAAGAACCCAGGCCCATCAAAAAGCTGTAAAAGAACAATCAGATAAAGATGCTCTTATTCCATTATTTTCCAGAATTAGTGCTGGAGTTGGTGCAGTTACTGATGAAGACCCTATAGACTACATATCTCTTCCAGGAATTAGAAATACAGAAAGTATATTTGCTATTAATGTAAAAGGTGACTCTATGGAGCCTACAATAAAAGATCAATCTATCATTTTATGTAGACAAAATGGAGATATCCGTGATGGCGATGTAGCAGCATTTTTAGTTAATGGTGAATCTTATGTTAAAAGAATAAAAATAAACAAAAATTTCTTTGCTCTTTTAAGTGATAATCCAAACTATCAGCCAATATATGTTTATCCCGATGATGAATTTAAAGTAATTGGAAAAGTTTTTAAAGTAATAAATGATATAAAATGA